The DNA segment CCCCTCCCTCAGGAGCTGAAGGCAGTTCGTCCCTGACTACCTCTGTCCTGGTACTTGTTGCATTGTCCCTGGCTGTCACCCTTGTTAAAAACTGTGTGTCTGCATCATCTGAATCCCAGAGAAACTTTCCTCTGCCTTCAAAGCCTCTGTGTGATCCGATCATTGGAATGTCTTGGTCTAAGGACCACGAGTTTTCTGGGTAGGCAGGAAGCTGTTTCCTTCCCAAAATTTGAAGGGAGGTTTTCTCCTTCTGCCATTTAAGTGAGTCCTGGGGCtcaagctcaggttgtcaggcttggtggtttGAGTCCTCGCCTGCTAAGTAAGCCATTTTCCCAttcctgctttgttttttgagacgggacCTAACTTTGTAGCCCTTGCTGGtctggaacccaggctggcctcattggTAGTGATTCTCCTGTTGGTCCCTGCTGAGAGCAGAAGTTATAGGCATGCCCTGCCACTCCTGGTTCAAGGTCCAAAACTCGCCAAGAGAACTGGGAAAGGCAATCTTATTTTCtcacatattcttttttgtttggttctggttttggtttttggttggttttagagacaaacaaaaacccagggttcctctgtgtagccctggctgccctagaaaccagtctgtagaccaggttggccttgaactcagagatctgcctgcctctgcctcctgaagtcctgggatgaaaggcactACCACTGCTGGGCTGAGAAAAATACTCTTGATATGGTTCTTTTTCCTCTGTCAAGCTATTAAATGGTATTGAGACACAGTGAACTCAGTGGAAATGTGGATGCTAGTGTGGAGATTTTACTTAGGCACAGTggcaggatagcctcaaactcatcagtcctcctgcctcatgcTAGATAGAAAACAGACCAAGTATGGGAGCACATGCCCagaatcccaggaggcagagagaggcaggaagagcacaaCTTCAAAAACAACCAACCTGGGCTAATACAGGAGGCCCgtcaaagaaaggaagagaagtggACAAATGTCCTTCACACAGAATGCACACAAATTACATGCCTGATGTATCATGGAGAAACACTTCAGAGTGAAATTGGGATTGAGACAATATCCTAACATTTTGGGAACTAGGGTTAGTTGCTATGGAAGGCCCTGTAAGTCCTTTCTCAAGTCCTTGCTTAGATCCCTATACTTTAATTATACACTATAGCGTTTGCTTAAGCATGCGTACAGACCCTGGCCTCCCAGCCAAGAACTGTCCTTGTTTAtcagacaaataaataagcagaggcagccaggctgtggtggtgcacgcctttaatcccggcacttggggaggcagaggcaggtgtgtttctgtgagttcaaggccagccaagtctatagagctagttctaggaccgGTTAGGGCtgtttacacagagaagccctgccctgtcttgaaaaaccaaaacaacaacaaaaaggcagagagagagccttTCGGGTCACATGGCACTGCGGTGGTGACAGCGAGGAATACATCCTCCCACAGGTTGGCACTAGCTAGGTGCCGTTACTTCTGACTTCATCTTTGGAAAATACAGCCAGGGTTGCACTtgaattttggtttggtttgggttgaaTCTgccttattttgatttttgtgtgtgtatatatatgcaccaaTTTGCAGTCTATAATCATTgagttgctttctttcttttttttccttaggagGTGCCCAGATATGGGTGACTGGAGCGCCTTAGGGAAGCTTCTGGACAAGGTCCAAGCCTACTCCacggctggggggaaggtgtggcTGTCTGTGCTCTTCATTTTCAGAATCCTGCTGCTGGGGACCGCGGTTGAGTCAGCGTGGGGTGACGAGCAGTCGGCCTTCCGCTGTAACACTCAACAACCGGGTTGTGAAAATGTCTGTTACGACAAGTCGTTCCCCATCTCTCACGTGCGCTTCTGGGTCCTTCAGATCATATTCGTGTCCGTGCCCACGCTCCTGTATTTGGCTCACGTGTTCTACGTgatgagaaaggaggagaaactgaacaagaaagaggaggagctCAAAGTGGCCCAGACGGACGGCGCCAATGTGGATATGCACCTGAAGCAGATTGAAATCAAGAAGTTCAAGTACGGGATCGAAGAGCACGGCAAGGTGAAGATGAGGGGCGGCCTGCTGAGAACCTACATCATCAGCATCCTCTTCAAGTCCGTCTTCGAGGTGGCCTTCCTCCTGATCCAGTGGTACATCTATGGGTTCAGCCTGAGTGCCGTCTACACCTGCAAAAGAGACCCCTGCCCCCATCAGGTGGACTGCTTCCTCTCGCGTCCCACGGAGAAAAccatcttcatcatcttcatgctggtggtgtccttggtGTCCCTCGCCCTGAATATCATCGAACTCTTCTACGTCTTCTTCAAGGGCGTCAAGGATCGCGTGAAGGGCAGGAGCGATCCTTACCACGCCACCACCGGCCCACTGAGCCCCTCCAAAGACTGCGGCTCTCCCAAATACGCGTACTTCAATGGCTGCTCCTCACCTACAGCTCCACTCTCGCCTATGTCTCCTCCTGGGTACAAGCTCGTTACTGGTGATAGGAACAACTCCTCGTGCCGCAATTACAACAAGCAAGCTAGTGAGCAAAATTGGGCCAATTACAGTGCAGAGCAAAACCGGATGGGGCAGGCCGGAAGCACCATCTCCAACTCCCACGCGCAGCCTTTTGATTTCCCCGATGACAACCAGAACGCCAAAAAAATGGCCGCTGGACACGAACTCCAGCCATTAGCCATTGTGGACCAGCGACCCtccagcagagccagcagccGCGCCAGCAGCAGACCGCGGCCTGATGACCTGGAGATCTAGATAGAGGCTTGAGCATCAAAGATGCCACTCGATTGTGGAGGAGAAAAAGGGGTGCTTACAGAAAGTATACCTGGGGTGTTCATTTTGTTGTTCCCATGGAGGTGGTACTCAACAACCTCAGTTATGAGGCgtagaaaacaaagacattacAATACCTAGGTTCCTTGGGGGTGTTAGGGATAGCTGGGTGGAACAGGTGGGGATTAGGGAGGTACATATTGGTAATTTAATGTAGTTGATTCAAAGAACTTAAATTCTAGTTAACAGTCACATTGGGTGAATATAGGTAGGTAAGGGCTTTCTCTCTACCCCCCAACCGAGCCTTAAGAATGGTTCTGTACATGTGAGTGAGTgggtgataattttttttttttttttactttttactttttgttttatcaagAAACTGAAATAGCTTTGGCCAGGAACCCATACTTCCTCAAGCAATgcattttctttatgaaatgaTAGGCTGTCCTATGTCCCTGCTAAAACATTCCAGCGTCAAAAACTTGTGGTTTGCAGAAAAGCCTTCTAGGCCTGACCCTGCAGGTGTGGGTGGACCTTGTGCTAACCTTCTTAATTCTCATTCTTGGTGTCAGTTCAAAGATCAGACAAGGCTCAAAGAAAAGATCGCCCATGCAATTCCATCCCCGTGGGTTCTTTTGCACATCTGTCCCACCTTGTGTGGTGTTACCACCGTACATCCTCCTCAACTGTCCCTTAACAGTCACCAAATGGTTTCTGTCGACATTTCCAATACGGTCGTAATGTCATTTAGCGGTTTCTTTTCAAGTTAGCATCAGGGAAGCAAGCCATGCTCAATATTTAACAATTCATTTCTccgtgtgggtgtgcatgtgtgtaagagtGTGTTTTATTTGTCATTATTGGTACAAGCAGAGGCGGCAGTACAAACTCACAAATGCAGATTTGAATCTAATGCACACGGTGTTCAAGTTTGAACCTTCCTCATGGATTTTTGTGGTGTGGGCCAATATGGTGTTTACATTATAGACTTCCTGCTGTGCGAGAAAAGCACACtttttccctaattttttttttccttcatgtgtCCTATTATGGATACTGGCTTTGTTCATTCTTCTCCCCCCTCTTTTTAGAATGTAGCAGTAATGCCATTACTGAAATGAATGATTTCCCTTCTCTGAAATATAATCATTGATGCTTGAATGATAGAATTTTAGTACTGTAAACAGGCTTTAGTCATTAATGTGAGagacttagaaaaaaagaaacgCTTAGAGTGGACTATTAAATGTGCCTAAAGGAATTTTGTAGTAAGTGGTAATTTGATTTTTGTCCTACTCAGCTACACATTAATTCAGAACTTGGCTTCTGAGTTTAACAGCCTTTTAGAGTGACGAGCAACTTGGGTGTTTGCACTAAGATGTTATTTGAAATACAAGAGGGGTTGAAGGAGGTTCCAGCAGTGCACATGTAACTAATTTATTTGAACTATATGCTAAAGACATCTACCAGCTTCTTCAaatgctgtctttaaaaaactcGTTACATATGATTGGTGAAATGTTGAGTATCATATTTTTCTTATTGCACGTCAGCTACATAAATGGTTTTGTACAATGAAAAACTAATGTGTTTGGCATTCCATGTTAAACTACTGTCGTGTTCAGCTTCTTCATTGCATGTAACGTAGACCTAGTCCACCCAATCATGTGCTCGGGAGAGTGTTCTTTATTCAATAAAGTTTTAATTTAGTATAAAGATGGCCTGGATGtcttgtatgattaaaaaaaaaaaacttaccgcATTGATTCAAGATTACCAAAAATAGGTCTAATGACTATCATATCTTGGACTAATAAAACTCAtgatttttggtttatttgagacagggtttctctgagtagctttgcgcctttcctggatcttgctctgtagaccaggctggcctcaaactcacaaagatccacctgcctctgcctcctgagtgccgggattacaggcatgcgccaccaccacccggtgtgatttttttttttttaatggattttgATATTTTGCCTACCTTTATGTCTGTGttccatgtgtgtacctggttgCTTGCAGTGGCCAGAAGGTATCaagtcctctggaacttgagctCCAGCTAGTTGTGAGTTGACATGagacatgtgggtcctgggaatcaatcCCGGCTTTGAAGAGcagctaaccactgagccatccctccagtcttaAAGTCCATACTTTTAAGAATATTTAAGAACAGTATtcagaactagagagatggcataatttaaattaaaaaaaataggatgACCATAAGCTATATTCTGTGCATCATTGATTTTGGAACTTTGGGGTGATATTTTAACTGAGAAGATTAAAAAGTGTGTAAATGTTCAATTTGGGATACAATTCCATTCCCCACTGGGCTCCACACTAAAAGCCTCTACATTTTCTTGCCACAGCTTTCTGGATGTGTGGGACTACAGGCCTAACCCAGTGGTTACAGCTTTTGAGAGGACTATGTAGACCAAAACTCAGCCCTAAAAATGCCAAGAAGAATGAACTCTGCAAAGGGAACATGATTCTGGTTAATTGATGTTTCAGCCATAAAATGCAATATAAAGACTTGTAGCTGAAGCCAATGGTCTCAACACCTGGGAGTCTGAGGCAATCTGGCCCCAAGGTTAAGCCTCACCTGagcataaaatgttaaaatgtatgtgtttatgtacttAACCACACTTGTGTAGTCTCCTcagtcagaaggctgaggcagggctggcaagatggctcaaccaGGTGAAGGTGTTTGCTGAGTAAGCTTCACAGCCTCAGTTCCGTCCTAAGAGTGTGTGGTAAGGATGATATTGACTTCTGGAGTAGTCATGTAAGGATGGAGATTTAACTGCAGAGCAGAGGTCCTCAACCTCTGGGTCACAAccattgggaaatagatttccAATGGTCATAGGAACCGAGGCACCACTCAgtggcaaaattatagttatgaagttagcaacagaaataatttcatcaggaggctgtggcacacacctttaatcccagcactcgggaggcagagccaggtggatctctgagttcgaggccagtctggtctacagcgtgagatccaggacaggaaccaaaactacacggagaaaccttgtctcagaaaagtcaaaaaaaatttttatttatttatttattttttttggtttctctgtgtagctttgcgcctttcctggaactcacttggtagtccaggctggccttgaactcacagagatctgcctgcctctgcctctctggtgctgggattaaaggcgtgcaccaccaccacctcgccaaaataatattaataataatttcatggttgaggatcaccacagcatgagggaattcattaaagggtcacaacatcaGTAAAGTTAAGGACCTCTGTTGTGGAGTTTTTGCCCAGGTTTCAGGGGAGAGGGTtcataaaaacactttaaaatgtcataatggTACCCAATGTGCTACATACTAGttttacaaatataataaagttttaaGGCATTTCTAGCCACATAAGATTGAAGCTAGCTTAGGGTATACTCGTATGACACCCTATTTTCCAAAGAA comes from the Onychomys torridus chromosome 19, mOncTor1.1, whole genome shotgun sequence genome and includes:
- the Gja1 gene encoding LOW QUALITY PROTEIN: gap junction alpha-1 protein (The sequence of the model RefSeq protein was modified relative to this genomic sequence to represent the inferred CDS: inserted 3 bases in 2 codons), whose translation is MGDWSALGKLLDKVQAYSTAGGKVWLSVLFIFRILLLGTAVESAWGDEQSAFRCNTQQPGCENVCYDKSFPISHVRFWVLQIIFVSVPTLLYLAHVFYVMRKEEKLNKKEEELKVAQTDGANVDMHLKQIEIKKFKYGIEEHGKVKMRGGLLRTYIISILFKSVFEVAFLLIQWYIYGFSLSAVYTCKRDPCPHQVDCFLSRPTEKTIFIIFMLVVSLVSLALNIIELFYVFFKGVKDRVKGRSDPYHATTGPLSPSKDCGSPKYAYFNGCSSPTAPLSPMSPPGYKLVTGDRNNSSCRNYNKQASEQNWANYSAEQNRMGQAGSTISNSHAQPFDFPDDNQNAKKMAAGHELQPLAIVDQRPSSRASSRASSRPRPDDLEXLDRGLSIKDATRLWRRKRXVLTESIPGVFILLFPWRWYSTTSVMRRRKQRHYNT